The Metabacillus schmidteae nucleotide sequence CCCCAAATTCCCCAAAACCAGGCAAAGCTATCCCGTTTTTTTGCATCAATAAAAAGAAGAATACTTTGCGTTAACATAATTGGCGAAAGAAGAATGATTATAAGTAAATCCTGATTGGTCATAGCCGTACCTTCCCTTCACGCTTGGTAAGGAAAAGGTAAATTACAGGCCCTATTAAACAGGCACACACTTGGATGAATAATATAGTTTCCCTACTTTTAAAAATGATTGTAATGAAAAGACCTAAAATGAAAATGGCTGTCAAAATAAAAAGGTATAACTCTTTTCGGAAAGCTCTTTTTCTCTTAAGTTTATATGAATGAAGCTGCTCGTGAATTTCATGCTGAGTAATCTGGGGAGTTCCGGCAATAGCATCGATATTTTCCCAATCCTCCTTCAGCACCTTCAACATATCACTCTCTTTATCGTGATTGTCCATCCTCGTTCCACTCCTTT carries:
- a CDS encoding YxlC family protein, with amino-acid sequence MDNHDKESDMLKVLKEDWENIDAIAGTPQITQHEIHEQLHSYKLKRKRAFRKELYLFILTAIFILGLFITIIFKSRETILFIQVCACLIGPVIYLFLTKREGKVRL
- a CDS encoding transcriptional regulator; protein product: MTNQDLLIIILLSPIMLTQSILLFIDAKKRDSFAWFWGIWGLIQFPLPTIFYWFFVIRRQHKRNRKD